The segment CTTTTTCTTTATCTGTACTTTTTCCTTGTGATTGTCAACAAAAACGATCCCTCATTTTATTGGCTCCTTTTTTTGTAATGTTTTCATATCGGTTGATATTAGCAATTCACTATAGTGAATCACAATCGTGAATTGTATTATATGATATATAAACTTATCCCCATTTTGGGGCTTGCCCATAAAGTCCTCTTGACTACAAACTACGCAATTTGACTACAAAGTGTTACACTTGACCATAAACTCAAGAAATCAGCAACTTGCAATGCCCTTGTTTTTCTGAAAATGGTATCAATTTCAAAAATTCTTCGACAAGGAACACAGCATCCGTGTTTATATAAAATTTTAAAGAAGAATTGTAGCTTCTGATTTTTTGACCATAAAGTCAAATTTTGACTATAAATTCTCTCTGTCATATGTGCGGCAACAGTTTATGGATTGAACTATTCATTTTGTCTGAAAAATGATTCAAATAAATGCAAAGCTATTGATGTTTTCCCATGGATATGACCAAACCAGGATCACATCCAGTTGACAAAGGTCGGTTAGCTCCCACTCTTATATTCTACATTTTTTAAGCAAATGCGCTATTGGTTCAACATCTATATTCACACAGTTAACATATTTGTCCGATGTATTCATATACTTCCAACTAAAATATATTGCCAATGTTGGGGAGTTGTTATAGATGCAAATGAGAATTAAGCAAGTTATATTAGTTTGTTCAATAACTGTTTTGGTATTAGTAGCAATCTTATCCCAAGTGCCGTTTTATTCTGAAAACAATGATGAGTCAGCGTCAGTGGAAGAACCCATGGATGAAGTCCATACAGATGAACCCGTGGGAGAGGAGCCAAGGGACGAAAATTTGTTTGAAACTGATATCGCAGTGACACAAGGGAATTGTGTCAGTGCGTTGTATCCCTTACGGAATGGGGATATTCTCAAGCTTTCGGACAATTATGAACTCACAGCAAGGCACATCGATGGGGTAAACAAAGAGATTGGTATAGAGTTCTCGGAAAACGGTGTAGTGGTCAACGATGAGAATCTAACAACATCGAACAGTGATGAGACTTGGGATATTTGTTTCTTCCAAGAAAATGAATAGCTGGTGTATAAAGTCAATTTAAAGTATATATACCAACATCAAGAGGGTGATGTAGCCATGGTTCACATTAATTTTCCATCCCCGATTCCAGAAGAAGAAATACCAATATTGGAATCGAACGTAAAGGGTATACCAGGAATTGATTATCCTGAATATGGTATTATCATGTATATGGAAGGGTAAGCATGGAAATATTTGGTATCGAAAGCAAGTGGATTGTGTTCTTTTGTATAGGCATCTTCACATTTTTCTTGAGCGGATATATTCTAAGAGGCATACATCCACCCACAAATGCCTTTTTGATGTTGCTTGTATACTGGGTGTTATTTGGTACTGGGATACTGGCCTATAAGGAAAGATCGGCTGGATTTGTAGCAAAGGCGTTTGTCATTTCATTCATGGCGTTGCTTCTGATCTCTGTAGGTTTTTTTGCGTGGAGTGCACACCGTCATACGTATTCAACAGAGATTGATGCTGATCGTTTAGACTTTGTGCCCGAAGAATTTGTTGTTGTGACCGAAGAAGAGTTGAACGATTACCCTGCTCTGAAGGAAGCCATTGAGACCCAAACGTATGTGAAAGCAAATCCTGGCGAATGGACACGGACCATTGAATTCCTCGATTCAAAGGGATCTAGTGTTATTAAAGTGGGAGATGCGTACTATCAGATTGGTTTTACAACAGCATGAAAAAAGTCTGCTGTGTACGAAAAATCGATTTGTCCGATAATTCACATTTTTGTCCGAAAAATGATTCAAATAGATGCAAAGTTGTTGACGTTTTCCCATGGAAATTACCTAGCCAGAATCACAGCCAGTTGACAAAGGTCTGTTAGCTCCCACTCTTATATTCTACATTTTTAAGCAAATACGGATATTGGTTCACCATCTATATTCACACAGTTAACATTTTTGCCCGATGTATTTATCTACTTCTAATTGAAATATATTGCCGATGTTGGGGAGTTGTAATAGATGCAAATGAAATCATGCTACATATTTTACATTGCGATGGCAATTGGTTTTTTAACTATGGTCACAGGTGGTGCTGCGGCAGATACAATTACTGTCGATGATAATGGGAGTGCAAACTATACTAACATACAGGCAGCAATTGACGCTGCAAACAATGGTGATACTATCCTTGTTTATCCTGGAATATATTCAGAATACGTTGATGTGAACAAGGAGTTAACGATAGTTGCAAAATCAGGAAATCTAGGAGACACCATTGTTCAAGCCATAGATTCAAGTGATTATGTATTTCATATAACTGCAGACGAAGTAAAGATCAGTGGATTTTATGTGAAGGACGGCGTTGAACGTTACTGGGAGGATTCCGTACCTGGAATCTATCTCGATGGAGTTCATAATTGTGTCATTAACAACAACCAATTCTCCAATGTTTTTTATGGACTCGTTCTTGAAGCATCCAGCAACAACACATTGAGTAACAATATTGCAACATACAACATTGGCGGCATCCATCTTATCGATTCAAACTACAACATACTAGACAACAACGCCGCGTTGAACAACTCTGAGAATGGGATCCTTCTGGAACATTCTACATACAATAATCTGAATAAGAATAATGCCTTTAACAGCATTCATGGAATCCGCCTTACCAATTCCGAGAACAACTTCCTGAGTTATAATACCGTATCAAACACTACTTGTGGAATCTATTTTGAGGCATCCGATAACAACACCTTAGACAATAATATCGCATTGAATAACTTTATTGGGATACGTCTTATTGGATCAAGCTACTGCACATTGAAAAATAACACTGCATCAAATAATAAAGATGGTATCTACTTGGAGAGTTACTGCAACGATAATATTCTCATCAATAACAATGTATCGAATAATCATGCTGGTATCTCTTTGAGAGGGTATAATAAAAATAACACTTTGGAATATAACAAGGTAAATTCAAATGAAAAATATGGAATAGTTCTCTTTTCTTCTAACAATAATAAGCTTAGAGATAACACTGCATCAAACAACGACATAGGCATCTTCCTTAAGTTTTCTCATTGGAATCTTCTGGAAAATAATGATGGCTCGAACGAGAGGTACGGTATATATCACAGTGCTTCCAAGTACAATACTTTGAGTAATAACAATATCAAAGGCGAAGTTTTTTTGAAGGCATTAGCGTTTGTGTTCTTGCTAATACTAATTATGCTTAGTACCTCATATTTGCTCAAAGATAAAATTGGCAAGAAGAAATCGATTATCTCTGTTTCAATGATTTTGTTACTTCCACTTCTACCTGCATTGATTGGAGTTATATATGAACTACATTTGCTGGAAACAATAATTTCTATTCTCCTGTGGAATTACTTGTTTATAAGATTCCTGGAATTCGGCCTGCCTGCAGCAGTCATAATTTTTTATGGATATACAACGGAAGATAAGCTTTTTTCAACGCTTTCAGGGGTATTTCTAATCCCTCTTTTCTTCATATATGCAGATATTCTTTTGGGAATGCTCGATCCCCAATCTATAATGAATCTTGGATATTGGTTGCAATGGAATGCAATTGTTGATGTATCTCCATTTATGGTACTTTATGGATTAATTGGTTATTTTGGAGCAAGAAGAACAAAACTATCCCTTATAATTTCAATTTGTATTGCTATATTCATTCTCGTTATAATCAGCGGAATCGATTGAAAGGAGTGTAAGTAGATGCAAATGAAATCAAGTAACGCAATCTATATTGCGATAACAATTGTCTTTTTGATAATAACATCGAGTAACGTGACAGCGGATACAATTATTGTCAACGATAATGGAAATGCAGATTATACTACCATTCAGGCAGCCGTCAACGCATCAACCAATGGTGATACAATCCTTGTTCATCCAGGGAAGTATTCAGAAAACATTGATGTGGACAAGGAGTTAGCGATAGTCTCTGAATCTGGAAATCCAGATGATACGGCTGTTCAAGCAGCAGACTCAAATGATTCTGTATTTCATGTGACTGCGAATAACGTAACAATCAGCGGATTTAACATAACAGGTGCCAATAGCACTGAAAAAAACAGTCCTGCCTATGGAATATATCTTGATGGAGTTCCTGTATTTGTTCCCGTAAAGGATACTGAGGTCCAAGGTTGTATTATTACTAACAATCGATTGTTCAACAATAGCATAGGTGTCTTTTTGGAGGGATCCAGCAATAATGTACTGAGTAATAATACTGCATCAGGCAACCGTATCGCCATCTTTTTGTCGAGTTCCAACAACAGCGAACTGAGTAATAATGCTGTACTGAACAATGAAGGAGGCATCCTTATGTATGGAGGCTCTAATAACACATTTAACAATAACAACATTTCGAACAACGGGATTGCTATTGTTTTGCACTTTTATAGCAACGACAATACGTTTATCAATAACAGAGTTTCGGACAACGAACATGGTATCTACATTAGAGAAGCCTCAAATCTCACACTTATAAATAACACTGCAAACTTCAACAAACGTGACGGTATCTACCTTGATTCTTCTCATTACAACGTGCTGGAAGGCAACACAGCAAATTCAAACGGTGAACATGGAATCTATCTTAATGATTTTTCCTGGGGCAATTATCTGGGAAACAACACTGCTTCGAATAATGAGCACGGAATCCTGTTGTATTATTACAGCGACCATAACTCATTGATCAACAATACTGCAAATTCGAACGAACAATATGGTATATATCTGAATGAAATCAGTAACAACAGTATCGAGGGAAACACTGCAAACTCGAACAAAGTACATGGGATATACCTTAAGTCTTCCACCTTCAACACGATTATTAACAATACTGCAAACTTGAACGACTATCACGGTATCAACCTCAATCAATCCAATAATAAAAGAGTGAATACCGATATCGTGACACATGATTTCAAATATTGCAAGTTCCTTGAAGATTCCAGCAATAACAACACCGTAAGTGGAAATCATCTATTCGACAATGGCAAAGGTCTCGTTGCAAATGTTTCTGAAAATAACATTGGTATCAACTACATCAACGATAGGGGAATTACCGAGATGCCTTTTATCGGTTCCGTGTTGACATTGATCATGTTGGGAATCGCATTTATGTTTATGCGAAGAAAATGAGATGCAACAGGATTAATTAAGAAACTGTTGATGGGTGGCAGTTAAAGCGAGGGGATTTAATGTATTTTATTTTTTGTCCAAAAATTGATGTTGTTGTCCAATAAGTGTCCTATTTTTCGGACAAAGTGGCAATATTGATGAAATTTTAATATTGTACATTTACAACCAAATGATGATTTTCTGTCCTTGTAATAGTCGGAAATAGTTTGCCGATATGCGATTTGACCATAAAGTGGGCTATTTGACTATAAAGTGGGGCATTTGACCACAATGTAGGGGACTTTATGGGCAAGCCCCCCATTTTGGCTTAATTCATAAGCCTTTCAGCGGCTTCTACTGCTTCTGTGGCAGTCCTGACACATGCATCAGCTCCGATGGAATCTGCATATTTCTGCGTAACCGGAGCCCCGCTGACGATTACTTTTAGATTTTGCCGGATTCCCTTTTCTTCAAGGAGCTCGATCAATTCTTCAAGGTTTCTCATCGTCGTGCTTGTCATTGAGGACACTGCAATAATGTCAGCTTCATTGTCAACGGCTGCATCGATGATCTCTGATGTATTCCTGTCCTTGCCGATATCGATAACTTCGAATCCTGCGATCCTCAACATACTTGCTGCAATATTCTTCCCCAGGTCATGGGTATCGTTCCTGACAGTCGCCATTACGATTGTCCCCTTGCTCTTAATTTCTATGCCTTTCTCTGCCAGTTTTTCAGCAATGAGCTTGTTTGCTTTGTCAAGGATCAAAGTTGAGTTCATCAACTGGGACAGGAAGTACTCTTTTTCTTCGAACCTTCTGCCAATTTCACTGAGGGCTTCTGCAAACTTTTCTAAAAGGTCTTTGATCTCATATCCACTTTCCAGCCATCTTTCGATGACATCGAAGACCTTCTTTTCATTGATCTCTACCAACGATACATATGCTTCCCCAAGCAGTTCCTCTTTTGATGGCATTGCCTTCCCTCTTTAGAATATATAATAAGTTTTCAGGGGGCATGGTATATCTGTGTTTCTTAAGTAGTTCCGATATAACAGGTTCACTTTCACATGTGATGGATATCCATAGAGCCGATCATTCCTGAATTCCCCACCTGGAATTATTTTGTCCTTATTTGCCTGTATCTTAGCTATTATATCTTTACAGACTGAGCTATTTCTATTACAATAATAAAGATCAAAGGTGGAAACATGACTGAAGAACCAATAGAATTAGATCTCAGGGGGGAGATTTGTCCCTTTACTTTTGTGAAAACGAAATTACAGTTAGAAGAGCTGGAAAGCGGCGATAACCTCACTGTTATCTTTGATTATCCTCCTGCAGTGTCGAATGTTCCTAAAAGTGTGAAGAATGAAGGCCATACCATTCTTGGTATTGATAAGGAAGAAAATAATATCTGGAAAGTGCATATCAAAAAAGCCTGACTTTTAGGCTTGTTTCTTATTTTGAATTCAAATATTTATTTTCTTCTCCTTCTCATCCTTCGTCTTTTTCTTTTAAACTGCTCTTTTAGAGTTAATTAATTTAAAAATAGACAAAATACAGATTGACCATGGTTCATGGCAATCTGCTTTTGTTCACGTTTAACGTATCGTCTTGCGCTTAAATTTACCCACGTGGTCCAGTATTACTTCTATTCCGTTGTTGATAAGCGCATTGAACTTCTCAGGTTTCATAGCTGAACGCCTGATGGGTTCGTGCAGATCGATCAGTAGTATCGCATCGACCCAGTTATCCCTGAGGCGATAGTTCATCGGTTCCTCGAACAGGGCGGTTGCAACTTCCTCCGAAGCTTTTGCTGCCTCCGCATCTTTGAATTTGACAGGCACATGCAAGGTTACTGATGAGCTCTTTCCACTTTCATCCTTTGGAATGTACAACCTTACGATCTCATCACCGAAACGTCCGATGAAATGGTCCGTACCTTTCGTGAAACCAAGTGCTAGGATCGCATCCACCAGACGTGCCGGCAGGTCGTCCATAAGACAGCCACAAAGTGCTTTTGTGATGCTTTCTTCCTTCAGTGACTCGGTGAGCTCAACAAAGGCTTCCATGGGAAATCCGAAAACGATCTCATCGTTCCTGTAATCGCTGAACATACGCGCTCCGGAACACAGGAGTGAGAGGTTCACCTTGTTCTCCATTACCGGGATGGTGGTACATTCTCCACAGACTGCGAATTCTCCCTTGAACTTTGCATTTACCATGTCACCTTTCACTTTGGATAGGGTTGCAGCCACACGCATCAGCTTGCTGGCGGTTCCTACTACCACTACCACATCGGGTTCGAATTCACATTTGTCAAGAGGCGTGACGGTCATAGTTCTTGTATCAGCAGGCTTCATCCTTGGATATACATCTCCATAAGCAGGCTCGGTGAATCCCAGTGCAAGTTCTGCGCTTGCACAGGACATATCATCAGCCGAACAGGTATAGGATGTACCAAAGGCAGCAGCTTTTCTCACAATCTCACAGTATCGCATGGGTTGCGGAATATCTGGCTCCTTTTCGCTGTTGAACTTGACAGCGACCGGTGTAAGGGGCAGCTCAAAGAACTGCCTGAACTGCTTTGTTAGTTCCGTATATTTCATGCTTCATCCTCCACCGGTATGTCATACTTCCTTGCGATTTCAAGGAAAGCGTTGGCAACGTATTCTATCTGCTTTCTGCTGAGTCCGAACGTATTCAATTTGAAACTCTTGCTCATGCCCGGTTGTATTCCCATTATCTTTCGTTTCTTCAGTTCATGGTACAGGAAATAACCACGTTTCTTTGATTTGGAAGCAGCTTCGAAGAACGGGAGGGATTCGAAAGCCACGAGTGTGTGTTCTGTAGGCTTTACACCCATCTGGTGTAATCCTTCGATACGTTCGATCTGTGATGCAAGGTATCTCGCATTCTCTACTTCTTCGTCCCAGTGCTTCACACGTTCCACAACAGTAGGGAACGATGCCATTAGTGACATCACCGGAGCTCCGAAGACAGGGGAACAGCCGAACAGGGCTACTTCCTTCTTGGTGAAGCCGCGTCCGCTCCAGTCACCTCTGATTGTAGACTTGTCGAATACCTGCTGGTTCCATTCGAAGGTCGTTGCAAGTATTCCCATTGGTGCGGATGCTGCCCAGCTTTTGTGCCCGGAAGCACAGAGGAAGTCAACGCCAAGTTTCTTCCCGTCAATTGGCATAACTCCTGATGAGTAAGCTGTGTTCAACAGGAACGGTACGCCGTATTCCTTACAGATCTTCCCCACGGATGCGGCATCTGCCACATTGCCATAGCGATAATCAACATGTGTCAGTAGCGCCAGTGCAGGCAGTGATCCGGTGTTGCGTTCCACTTCCTCGAATTTTTCCGCATATTTCTCCGGATCGATCGTAAATTCCGGGTAGCCGCTATGAGGTACCTCAACGACATTTAGCTGGTTCGCTTCTGCTGCAAGGTATGATGTATAGTGTGCAAGTGAATCCAGTACAATGGTATCGCCGGGTTCTGTGACCATGTGCATTGCAGCCCATTTTGCATGTCGGCATCCGGCTGTGAACCTCACATCGTCCATGTTCAGGAATTCTGCTATATCTGCTGTAAGGTTCCTTACAGGCGGGTTCTGGACCAGATCGACCCTTGACTCGAAACAGTAGTCACAAACT is part of the Methanococcoides methylutens MM1 genome and harbors:
- a CDS encoding DUF169 domain-containing protein → MKYTELTKQFRQFFELPLTPVAVKFNSEKEPDIPQPMRYCEIVRKAAAFGTSYTCSADDMSCASAELALGFTEPAYGDVYPRMKPADTRTMTVTPLDKCEFEPDVVVVVGTASKLMRVAATLSKVKGDMVNAKFKGEFAVCGECTTIPVMENKVNLSLLCSGARMFSDYRNDEIVFGFPMEAFVELTESLKEESITKALCGCLMDDLPARLVDAILALGFTKGTDHFIGRFGDEIVRLYIPKDESGKSSSVTLHVPVKFKDAEAAKASEEVATALFEEPMNYRLRDNWVDAILLIDLHEPIRRSAMKPEKFNALINNGIEVILDHVGKFKRKTIR
- a CDS encoding nitrous oxide reductase family maturation protein NosD, whose translation is MQMKSSNAIYIAITIVFLIITSSNVTADTIIVNDNGNADYTTIQAAVNASTNGDTILVHPGKYSENIDVDKELAIVSESGNPDDTAVQAADSNDSVFHVTANNVTISGFNITGANSTEKNSPAYGIYLDGVPVFVPVKDTEVQGCIITNNRLFNNSIGVFLEGSSNNVLSNNTASGNRIAIFLSSSNNSELSNNAVLNNEGGILMYGGSNNTFNNNNISNNGIAIVLHFYSNDNTFINNRVSDNEHGIYIREASNLTLINNTANFNKRDGIYLDSSHYNVLEGNTANSNGEHGIYLNDFSWGNYLGNNTASNNEHGILLYYYSDHNSLINNTANSNEQYGIYLNEISNNSIEGNTANSNKVHGIYLKSSTFNTIINNTANLNDYHGINLNQSNNKRVNTDIVTHDFKYCKFLEDSSNNNTVSGNHLFDNGKGLVANVSENNIGINYINDRGITEMPFIGSVLTLIMLGIAFMFMRRK
- a CDS encoding sulfurtransferase TusA family protein, whose protein sequence is MTEEPIELDLRGEICPFTFVKTKLQLEELESGDNLTVIFDYPPAVSNVPKSVKNEGHTILGIDKEENNIWKVHIKKA
- a CDS encoding nitrous oxide reductase family maturation protein NosD — translated: MQMKSCYIFYIAMAIGFLTMVTGGAAADTITVDDNGSANYTNIQAAIDAANNGDTILVYPGIYSEYVDVNKELTIVAKSGNLGDTIVQAIDSSDYVFHITADEVKISGFYVKDGVERYWEDSVPGIYLDGVHNCVINNNQFSNVFYGLVLEASSNNTLSNNIATYNIGGIHLIDSNYNILDNNAALNNSENGILLEHSTYNNLNKNNAFNSIHGIRLTNSENNFLSYNTVSNTTCGIYFEASDNNTLDNNIALNNFIGIRLIGSSYCTLKNNTASNNKDGIYLESYCNDNILINNNVSNNHAGISLRGYNKNNTLEYNKVNSNEKYGIVLFSSNNNKLRDNTASNNDIGIFLKFSHWNLLENNDGSNERYGIYHSASKYNTLSNNNIKGEVFLKALAFVFLLILIMLSTSYLLKDKIGKKKSIISVSMILLLPLLPALIGVIYELHLLETIISILLWNYLFIRFLEFGLPAAVIIFYGYTTEDKLFSTLSGVFLIPLFFIYADILLGMLDPQSIMNLGYWLQWNAIVDVSPFMVLYGLIGYFGARRTKLSLIISICIAIFILVIISGID
- a CDS encoding B12-binding domain-containing protein, which translates into the protein MPSKEELLGEAYVSLVEINEKKVFDVIERWLESGYEIKDLLEKFAEALSEIGRRFEEKEYFLSQLMNSTLILDKANKLIAEKLAEKGIEIKSKGTIVMATVRNDTHDLGKNIAASMLRIAGFEVIDIGKDRNTSEIIDAAVDNEADIIAVSSMTSTTMRNLEELIELLEEKGIRQNLKVIVSGAPVTQKYADSIGADACVRTATEAVEAAERLMN
- the pscS gene encoding O-phospho-L-seryl-tRNA:Cys-tRNA synthase, which translates into the protein MNLDIYKNLSRGVESTYINLNPIQRGGVLTAEARKATLEFADGYSVCDYCFESRVDLVQNPPVRNLTADIAEFLNMDDVRFTAGCRHAKWAAMHMVTEPGDTIVLDSLAHYTSYLAAEANQLNVVEVPHSGYPEFTIDPEKYAEKFEEVERNTGSLPALALLTHVDYRYGNVADAASVGKICKEYGVPFLLNTAYSSGVMPIDGKKLGVDFLCASGHKSWAASAPMGILATTFEWNQQVFDKSTIRGDWSGRGFTKKEVALFGCSPVFGAPVMSLMASFPTVVERVKHWDEEVENARYLASQIERIEGLHQMGVKPTEHTLVAFESLPFFEAASKSKKRGYFLYHELKKRKIMGIQPGMSKSFKLNTFGLSRKQIEYVANAFLEIARKYDIPVEDEA